In a genomic window of Helianthus annuus cultivar XRQ/B chromosome 10, HanXRQr2.0-SUNRISE, whole genome shotgun sequence:
- the LOC110883151 gene encoding probable aspartic proteinase GIP2, whose amino-acid sequence MYLLLQLILTVLVSISQEHNTIAKYVPPYTSIVVPITKHTDAAKPLYSVKIMTSYINMQYMHANFLIDIDAPFIWHDCILQWNMYPGSCPSNTLCTYPVSCEEYQCTDTRTTYSYKNPSCPPVTNSSTLPGWGYCTCPVNVVNPITKSCGQALLNYDDFTVNTSDGKNVFTGLYGANPNAACAPSSSFESFPSGVTGVMAFSSSPYALPAYLYQPLKRSLALCFPSTSSTPGVLFFGSGPYYLLPQSDVDIKSLLSYTPLLKHPDSFGYFIGVTSIVIGRRSIDLPPNITTKLSTIEPYATLRSDIYNRMVRIFLIYTIGLPHARPVAPFGLCFRTFTRIILRVPDINLVLSSGNKWTISKANSMKQVTKDTACLAFIDGGVTTEHAIVIGTLQFEDNFLEFDLENMSFGFSSSLLRRQTSCANFNFTLTNST is encoded by the exons ATGTATTTGCTTCTACAACTAATCCTTACGGTTCTAGTCTCCATCTCTCAAGAACATAACACAATAGCTAAGTATGTGCCGCCGTACACTTCCATAGTTGTTCCCATTACGAAACATACTGATGCTGCAAAGCCGCTCTACAGCGTTAAGATCATGACATCATACATAAATATGCAATACATGCACGCAAACTTCCTAATAGACATCGATGCTCCTTTCATATGGCACGACTGCATCCTGCAATGGAACATGTATCCCGGAAGTTGCCCTAGCAACACGCTTTGTACCTATCCTGTTtcttgtgaagaatatcaatGCACCGACACACGAACTACTTACTCATACAAAAATCCATCTTGCCCACCAGTAACCAACAGCTCGACCTTACCTGGTTGGGGATATTGTACGTGTCCAGTCAACGTTGTGAACCCGATTACAAAATCTTGTGGTCAGGCCCTTCTTAACTATGACGATTTCACAGTGAACACAAGCGACGGTAAAAATGTTTTCACTGGATTATATGGTGCTAACCCTAACGCGGCGTGTGCTCCTTCTTCCTCGTTTGAATCATTCCCTTCAG GTGTTACTGGTGTTATGGCGTTTTCATCCTCACCTTATGCCTTACCGGCTTATTTATATCAACCACTTAAAAGATCATTAGCTCTATGTTTTCCTAGCACCTCTTCCACTCCGGGAGTTCTGTTCTTCGGCTCGGGCCCATATTACCTTCTTCCCCAATCAGATGTTGATATAAAGAGTCTACTTTCTTATACACCATTGCTAAAGCATCCAGATTCTTTTGGATACTTTATAGGTGTCACTTCCATCGTAATTGGACGGAGATCTATTGACCTACCTCCAAATATTACCACCAAGCTTAGTACAATTGAGCCTTACGCCACTCTTAGATCCGATATTTATAATCGAATGGTTAGGATATTTTTGATCTATACGATAGGACTCCCTCATGCAAGGCCAGTTGCACCGTTCGGGCTATGTTTCAGGACCTTCACTCGAATTATTTTAAGGGTTCCTGATATTAATTTGGTCCTCTCTAGTGGCAATAAGTGGACTATATCCAAAGCTAACTCCATGAAACAAGTAACAAAAGACACCGCATGCCTAGCGTTTATCGACGGTGGTGTGACAACTGAACATGCAATCGTGATCGGGACGCTTCAATTTGAGGATAATTTTCTGGAGTTTGATTTGGAGAATATGAGCTTTGGGTTTAGTTCTTCGTTGTTACGTAGGCAGACTAGTTGTGCAAACTTCAACTTTACACTCACCAATAGCACTTGA